The Actinomadura graeca nucleotide sequence GCGCTTCTTCCCCACGTACTCCGGGCGCGGGATGTGCGCGGGGACCTTCCGCATCGGCGAGACGGTGCCGGGCCGGAGTAGTTGGGTCGTCATAGTCATGGAGTGTAGTCAGCGTGTCCGGGGCACGAATCCCGTGCCGAAGCGTGATCGAAGGGGAGGCCGATGGCCGGCAAGGACGGTGACTGGTGGTTCTGCCTGAAGCACATGAAGGTCGAGCACGGGCCGGGCTGCCCGAACAAGGACCGGATGGGGCCCTACGACTCGGAGGGCGCGGCGGCGGCCGCGCTGGAGACGGCCCGGGAGCGCAACGAGACCTGGCGTCGCCAGGACGAGCACTGATCAGGCGGGCACCGGCCGGGCGGGCCGCGGCTGGGCGGGCGGCGGTCAGACGGGCGGCGGTCAGTCGACGACGGGACCGCTGACGGTCTCCAGGAGCCGGGCGAGGCGGCTGCGCAGGCCGCGGACGCCGCGTCCCGGCTCGGCGCCCGCGGCGGCGCTGACCAGGTGCTGGGCGCCGTCGAAGGACAGGACCGCCTCGCCCGGCGGCACGGTCAGCGCCTCGTGCGCGAGGCCGCGCAGCTCACGGTCGCCCCCCTCCAGCGCGAGAACGCGCGCGCCGGTGCGGCGGGCGTCGTCGACCCGCTCCAGCAGGGGGGCGGGGGCGTCCTCCTCGGCGACGACGAACAGCGTCTCGCCCCGCTCGGCCGCCTCCAGCCGCTCCAGCCCGACCCGCAGGTGCGGGGGCGCGTCCGGCGGCGGCGACCAGCGCACCAGCGTGGGGGCCAGGCCGGGCGCGTCACCGAGGCGGCTCTCGTCGTCCAGGTGCGCCGCCAGGTGCCAGGGATCGTCGCCGGGCGTGCCGACGAGCAGGAGCCCGCCCGCCGTGCGGGACGTCACCCGCAGCGCCCGCCCGAACTCGCGCGTCCGCTCCAGCCAGCCGGTGGCCGACAGCACCTCGCGCAACATCGTGACCTGCTCGGCGTCCACCCGACCATCGTGCCGCACCCGGCGCCGCCGCGCAGGCCCTTCCCGGGGAGCCGGGTGCTTCCGGGGGGAATGTCGCCTGGCAGACTCGGCGGCATGACCGAACAGCAGAAGGGTCCCGGCGACCTTCCGGACGCCGGCGGCCTCACCATCGGGATCCTGGGCGGCACCGGCGACCAGGGCAAGGGCCTCGCGCGCCGGTTCGCGATGGCCGGGAACCGCGTGGTCATCGGGTCGCGGAAGGCCGACCGGGCGCGGGAGGCCGCCGAGGAGCTGGGCGCGGGCCTCCCGGTCTCCGGGGCCGAGAACCCGGTGGCCGCGGGAGACGCCGACGTGGTGATCGTCGCGGTGCCGTGGGACGGCCACCGGGCCACGCTGGAGTCGCTGCGCGCCGAGCTGGCCGGGAAGATCGTCGTGGACTGCGTGAACCCGCTCGGCTTCGAGAAGGGCAAGGGCGCCTACGCGCTGCCGGTCGAGGAGGGCAGCGCCGCCCAGCAGGCCGCCGCCGTGCTGCCGGACAGCCGCGTGGTCGCCGCGTTCCACCACGTGTCGGCGAAGCTGCTGCTCGACCCGGGGGTGGACGCGATGGAGCTGGACGTCCTCGTCCTCGGTGACGACCGGGAGGCGACCGACCTGGTGCAGGCGCTCGCGGGGCGCATCCCCGGCATGCGCGGCGTGTACGGCGGGCGGCTGCACAACGCCCACCAGGTCGAGGCGTTCACCGCGAACCTCATCTCCATCAACCGCCGCTACAAGTCCCACGCGGGCCTCCGGGTCACCGACGTCTGACCGGGCCGGTCCGGGGGGTGTGGGGGTCGTCCCCCACAAGGAACCGGACCGGTCCTCCGGGGCAGCGATCCGGACGAAAGTAGTGAAAACTGGCGGGAGCGGTAGCTGTCGGCGGCGCGTCCAAGTGCTGTCGTCTTATGATCGGTGTGCGATAGGGCAGGTGGAGATGAGGCAGAACCGGTC carries:
- the npdG gene encoding NADPH-dependent F420 reductase, translating into MTEQQKGPGDLPDAGGLTIGILGGTGDQGKGLARRFAMAGNRVVIGSRKADRAREAAEELGAGLPVSGAENPVAAGDADVVIVAVPWDGHRATLESLRAELAGKIVVDCVNPLGFEKGKGAYALPVEEGSAAQQAAAVLPDSRVVAAFHHVSAKLLLDPGVDAMELDVLVLGDDREATDLVQALAGRIPGMRGVYGGRLHNAHQVEAFTANLISINRRYKSHAGLRVTDV